One window of Dermacentor andersoni chromosome 7, qqDerAnde1_hic_scaffold, whole genome shotgun sequence genomic DNA carries:
- the LOC126534038 gene encoding oxaloacetate tautomerase FAHD1, mitochondrial-like isoform X1 has protein sequence MRLSRFVEFGRKIICVGRNYREHAEELGHAVPKEPLLFMKPPTAYITEGQSIMIPRDCEELDHEVELGVVVGRRGSAIRAEEALDYVAGYVVALDMTDRQLQRQCQAQGHPWERAKGFDTSCPVGQFLPKESVSDPHTLTLWCKVNGQQRQKGSTSHMLFTIQQLLEAASARFTLEPGDLLLTGTPSGVGPVRAGDVVEAGIEGLGQVRFPVEQQKPKQ, from the exons ATGAGACTTAGCAGATTTGTGGAATTCGGCAGGAAGATTATATGCGTTGGAAGAAACTACAG agaGCATGCTGAGGAATTGGGCCACGCGGTGCCCAAGGAGCCGCTGCTGTTCATGAAGCCCCCAACAGCCTACATCACCGAAGGGCAGTCTATAATG ATTCCTAGGGACTGCGAGGAGCTAGATCACGAGGTCGAACTGGGTGTGGTTGTAGGGCGCCGAGGGTCTGCCATCCGCGCGGAAGAGGCACTCGACTACGTGGCAGGATATGTGGTCGCACTGGACATGACTGACCGACAGCTGCAGAGACAG TGCCAAGCCCAGGGCCACCCATGGGAGCGTGCCAAGGGCTTCGACACGTCCTGCCCAGTGGGGCAGTTCCTGCCCAAGGAGTCTGTGAGCGACCCGCACACACTCACCCTCTGGTGCAAGGTCAATGGCCAACAGCGGCAGAAGGGCAGCACTTCACACATGCTGTTCACCATCCAGCAGCTGCTGGAGGCGGCCAGCGCCCGCTTCACTCTCGAGCCCGGCGATCTTCTGCTCACTGGGACGCCCAGCGGCGTCGGGCCCGTGCGCGCTGGCGATGTCGTCGAGGCTGGCATCGAGGGGCTTGGGCAGGTCCGCTTCCCGGTCGAGCAGCAGAAGCCGAAGCAGTAG
- the LOC126534038 gene encoding oxaloacetate tautomerase FAHD1, mitochondrial-like isoform X2, whose product MKPPTAYITEGQSIMIPRDCEELDHEVELGVVVGRRGSAIRAEEALDYVAGYVVALDMTDRQLQRQCQAQGHPWERAKGFDTSCPVGQFLPKESVSDPHTLTLWCKVNGQQRQKGSTSHMLFTIQQLLEAASARFTLEPGDLLLTGTPSGVGPVRAGDVVEAGIEGLGQVRFPVEQQKPKQ is encoded by the exons ATGAAGCCCCCAACAGCCTACATCACCGAAGGGCAGTCTATAATG ATTCCTAGGGACTGCGAGGAGCTAGATCACGAGGTCGAACTGGGTGTGGTTGTAGGGCGCCGAGGGTCTGCCATCCGCGCGGAAGAGGCACTCGACTACGTGGCAGGATATGTGGTCGCACTGGACATGACTGACCGACAGCTGCAGAGACAG TGCCAAGCCCAGGGCCACCCATGGGAGCGTGCCAAGGGCTTCGACACGTCCTGCCCAGTGGGGCAGTTCCTGCCCAAGGAGTCTGTGAGCGACCCGCACACACTCACCCTCTGGTGCAAGGTCAATGGCCAACAGCGGCAGAAGGGCAGCACTTCACACATGCTGTTCACCATCCAGCAGCTGCTGGAGGCGGCCAGCGCCCGCTTCACTCTCGAGCCCGGCGATCTTCTGCTCACTGGGACGCCCAGCGGCGTCGGGCCCGTGCGCGCTGGCGATGTCGTCGAGGCTGGCATCGAGGGGCTTGGGCAGGTCCGCTTCCCGGTCGAGCAGCAGAAGCCGAAGCAGTAG
- the LOC126534039 gene encoding uncharacterized protein codes for MAKALKIALTLAVLRSPPPCSSTESAGPKWLSVEVKNNEKLKTLAQDALRHMKSNVDRHYVVVEMLSAETMKINEASASKYNVTYKASPTSCLSSAVFDEATCKPLVEKAEKQCSTTFFEIPAEEFYQIQKMECFEIYYEK; via the exons ATGGCGAAAGCTCTCAAAATCGCCCTTACACTGGCCGTGCTGCGTTCACCTCCACCGTGCTCTTCAACAGAATCTGCCGGGCCTAAGTGGCTGAGCGTCGAGGTGAAGAACAACGAAAAGCTAAAGACATTGGCCCAGGACGCCCTCAGACACATGAAGAGCAATGTCGACCGTCATTACGTTGTTGTCGAGATGCTGAGTGCCGAGACGATG AAAATAAACGAGGCCAGTGCTTCCAAATACAATGTGACATACAAAGCCTCTCCAACAAGCTGTCTCAGCTCTGCAGTTTTCGATGAAGCAACTTGCAAACCGCTTGTAGAAAAG GCTGAGAAACAGTGCAGTACAACATTCTTCGAGATTCCTGCGGAAGAATTTTATCAGATACAGAAAATGGAGTGCTTTGAGATATACTACGAAAAATGA